The DNA segment GCGGCGTATTTCGCCCTGGCCCTCGGCGAGAAGCGGCCTTGTTTCGTGGTCGTCGACCCTGCGAGGGCTGCCTGCCTGTTCGAAAGCGCGCGCGCCGGCCGTCCGGTCAAGGTCGAGCATGGCGAGGCGACCATCATGGCCATGCTGGAATGCTACGAGCCCTCGCTCGTGGCGTGGCGCGTTCTGTCCCGCGTCGCCGATGCCTTCATGACCGTCGAGGACGGCGAGGCGGTCGATGCGATGAAGCGGCTCGCCAGCCCGCTGAAGGGGGACCCCGCGATCGTTGCCGGCGAGAGCGGCGGCGTCGGCCTGGCCGCGTTGAGCCAGGTCGCCCGTGATCCCGCGCTGCGCAGGCAGATCGGCCTCGATGAGACGGCGCGCATCTTCCTGATCAACACCGAAGGCGCGACGGATCCGGCTCTTTACGAGGAGATCGTGGGGCGTTCTCCCGCCGAGGTCTTGGCCGCGAACGCGAAGCTGCGGGGATGACCGATATCGCCGCGTCGAGGGCGGCGATGGCGGCTGGCTTCGAGAGCAGCTCGAGCGGATCGGAAGGGCTGCGCAACCTGTCCTTGCAGCCGCATGGTTCATTCCGAATCCGCATCAAATCAGCGCGACAATTCACTATCGCTTCAGCGGGGGCGGCTTAGTCTGCCACTCGTCCGGGGCAAGGATCCTCGGAAGGCGGCGCCGACGGCGCCGCATCGACATGGGGGGTTCGACATGCTGAAGCGCTGTGCAATGCTTGCCGCCGTCGCCGTTTCACTGATGGCCGGATCGGTCGAGGCCGCCGAGCGTAACCTCGTCGTGACCTCCTTCGGCGGCAATTGGGAAGAGGCCGTCAAGGAGGTCGTCAAGAATTTCCGCAAGACCCACAAGGACGTCAACGTCAGCATCGTTCTGCCGGGCAATTCCGCGCAGATCATGGCCAAGCTCAGGGCCGAGAAGAGCAACCCCAGCATCGATATCGTCCTGATGGGGGGCGGGCTGGACTTGACGGCGTTTCAGGAGAATCTGCTGATCAAGCGCGATTTCAGCAAATTATCGAACTATGCCGACGTCTACCCGGTCGCGAAGAATCCAATCGAGGGACTGGGACCGTCGATCGGCTTCGCCGGCGTCAAGCTCGCCTACAACACGAACCGGGTGAAGCCGAAGCCGGAGAGCTGGGAAACGCTGTGGGATCCCCGCTACAAGGGCAAGGTCGGCATGATGAACATGACCAGCAATGGCGGCATCATGCTTCTCTATCTGATGGCGAAGCTCAATGGCGGCGATCTGCAGAACATCGAGCCGGGCTTCACCAAGTTGAAGACACTGAAGAGCCAGAACCCCTATTTCTTCGAGAGCAACCCGGCCGCGGTCGACATGTTCGTCCAGGAAGGGCTCTGGCTGTCGCCGATGTTCGACGGGCGCGTCGCCGGGCTGATGGCGGAAGGCTTCCCGGTCGACATGACCTGCCCGAAGGAAGGCTGCTTCGTCACCAACACCAATGCGAACATCGTGGCAGGCTCGAAGAACATCGATCTCGCCGAGGCCTTCATCGACGAATTCCTGTCGCCGGCCTCGCAGGAGGTCTTCGCCCGGGTCTCCGGCAGCGGACCGGTCAACGCCAAGACGGTGCTGAGTGACGATATCGCCAGGAGGGTGATCTACGGGCGCGAGGAAGTCGCCAAGCTCATCAGCTTGCCCTGGCACGAGATCACGCCGCTGCGCGACGGCTGGGTGGAGCGCTGGAACCGCGAGGTCCTCGCCAAGTAGCGAGGCCCCGCAGGCCCGGATGCTGGGCTCGCCGTCCCGTGACCGACAGATCTGGTTGAGTGAGGTCGATGAGCCAGCTTTCGCACAACACGCGGACCGTGCCTCGTCTCGGCGGCATGTTCGCCCGGACCGGCGCGCTCCTGCAGATGGCGCCCCTCGGCGCGATCTTCCTGACGCTCTTCGCGGTGCCGATGCTGCTGCTCTTCTGGGTGAGCCTGTGGCGCTACGATGTGAACGGCTTCGGGCCGACTGCGCCGACCGTCGAGAACTATGCGCGTTTTCTGACCGATCCGTTCTATCTCGCGGCGCTGGGGCGCACCGTGCTGCTCGGCCTCGTCACCACGACGGTGACCGTTATCGTCGCCTACCCGGTTGCGCTGATCATGGCGCGTTCGGGGCCGCGTATCCGGGCCTTGCTGATCCTGCTCGTCCTGCTGCCCCTGCTGATGAGCGTCGTCGTGCGGGTCTTCGGCTGGATGGTGATCCTCGGTGACACCGGCGTGCTCAACAAGTTCCTGGTCGGGCTCGGCCTGGTCGAGCAGCCCTTGCGCCTGATGGAATCGATGACCTCCGTGGTGATCGGCCTCGCCCAGGTCGAGATGGCCTTCGCCGTCATGCCGATCTATTCGGCCCTGCTCGGCATCGACCGGCATCTGGACGAAGCCGCCTCGACCCTGGGCGCGCGCCCGATGCGGCGCTTCCTGCGGATCGTCCTGCCGCTCAGCCTGCCGGGCGTCGCCGGCGCCGCGGCGGTGATCTTCAGCCTTTCCGTCGCCGCCTTCGTCCAGCCCCAGCTTCTCGGCGGCAGCAGCTTCTTCGTCATGACCACGCTGATCTACCAGCAGGTCACGGCGACGCTGAACTGGCCGTTCGCCGCGGCGCTCGGGCTCATCCTGCTCGCCGTGGCGCTCGGCATGCTGGCGCTGATCAATGCCGGGTTCCGCCTCGTCATGCCGCGGGGCCTGCGATGAGCGTGCGTCGTCGCAATCGCGTCGCGGCGGGGCTCGCCAGCGCCTACATGGCGCTCATCGCCGTCTTCATGCTGGCGCCGGTGGTGGTCGTCGCGGCGATCTCGGTCAACCGGGTCGGCTATTCGATCTTTCCGCCGCTGGGCTTCTCGCTGCGCTGGTATGGCGAGGTGCTCTCCGACGCGCAATGGCGCGCCTCGCTCGGCACCAGCCTCGTCGTCGCCGCCCTGTCGACGGTGATCGCGGCGACGGTGGGCACGCTCGCCGCCATCGGGCTGCATCGCGCCGATTTTCGCGGCAAGCACGTGCTGCTCTCGGTGCTCACCTCGCCGCTGATCCTCCCCGGCCTGATCACCGGCCTGGCCATCCTGTTCTTCTTCTCGCTGGTCTCGGGCGTCGGCACGACCTGGTCGCTCGTGCTCGGCCATGTCGTCATCACCTATCCTTACGTGCTGCGGCTCGTCTTCGTGGCGCTGGCGCGGGATACGGCGATCTACGAGCAGGCGGCGATGACGCTCGGCGCCGACGAGGTGACGGTCTTCCGGCGCATCACCTTGCCGCTGATCAAGTCGGGCGTCGTCGGCGGGGCGATCTTCGCCTTCATCATCAGCTTCGACAACATCACGATCTCTCTCTTTCTGTCGAATCCGCGCACGACCACGCTGCCGATCCGGATACTCGAACATATCCAATGGTCCGGATCGCCCAGCGTGGCGGCCATCTCGACCGTCCTGATAGCCATCACCGTGGTTCTGGCGGTCGTGATCGAGAAGACCGTCGGCCTGCAGAAGATCTTTGGAGGCGGCGCCGATGAGTTCCGTTGATATCCGGCATATCCGCAAGAGCTACGGCCAGATGGTCGCGGTCGACGGGGTCGAGCTTGCCATCGCGGATGGCGAATTCATCTCCCTGCTCGGGCCTTCCGGCTGCGGCAAGACCACGACCCTGCGGATGATCGCCGGGTTGATCGACCCGGATTCCGGCAGCATCGAGATCGACGGCCGCGACGTGGTGGC comes from the Bosea sp. (in: a-proteobacteria) genome and includes:
- a CDS encoding PotD/PotF family extracellular solute-binding protein, which produces MLKRCAMLAAVAVSLMAGSVEAAERNLVVTSFGGNWEEAVKEVVKNFRKTHKDVNVSIVLPGNSAQIMAKLRAEKSNPSIDIVLMGGGLDLTAFQENLLIKRDFSKLSNYADVYPVAKNPIEGLGPSIGFAGVKLAYNTNRVKPKPESWETLWDPRYKGKVGMMNMTSNGGIMLLYLMAKLNGGDLQNIEPGFTKLKTLKSQNPYFFESNPAAVDMFVQEGLWLSPMFDGRVAGLMAEGFPVDMTCPKEGCFVTNTNANIVAGSKNIDLAEAFIDEFLSPASQEVFARVSGSGPVNAKTVLSDDIARRVIYGREEVAKLISLPWHEITPLRDGWVERWNREVLAK
- a CDS encoding ABC transporter permease, with amino-acid sequence MSQLSHNTRTVPRLGGMFARTGALLQMAPLGAIFLTLFAVPMLLLFWVSLWRYDVNGFGPTAPTVENYARFLTDPFYLAALGRTVLLGLVTTTVTVIVAYPVALIMARSGPRIRALLILLVLLPLLMSVVVRVFGWMVILGDTGVLNKFLVGLGLVEQPLRLMESMTSVVIGLAQVEMAFAVMPIYSALLGIDRHLDEAASTLGARPMRRFLRIVLPLSLPGVAGAAAVIFSLSVAAFVQPQLLGGSSFFVMTTLIYQQVTATLNWPFAAALGLILLAVALGMLALINAGFRLVMPRGLR
- a CDS encoding ABC transporter permease: MSVRRRNRVAAGLASAYMALIAVFMLAPVVVVAAISVNRVGYSIFPPLGFSLRWYGEVLSDAQWRASLGTSLVVAALSTVIAATVGTLAAIGLHRADFRGKHVLLSVLTSPLILPGLITGLAILFFFSLVSGVGTTWSLVLGHVVITYPYVLRLVFVALARDTAIYEQAAMTLGADEVTVFRRITLPLIKSGVVGGAIFAFIISFDNITISLFLSNPRTTTLPIRILEHIQWSGSPSVAAISTVLIAITVVLAVVIEKTVGLQKIFGGGADEFR